From Paraglaciecola sp. L1A13:
TCTAAGGCAAAAGGGGCAACTGAATCGAAGCCCGGGACTAAATCACGCCGCTCGACGGTCAGTAAAGGAAGTAAATAACTATGGCTCAACATGAGTGGTTGTATGGGATCCACGCTTTAGAAGCGGTAATAGAACGCGAACCCGAGCGCTTAATTGAGTTATTTGTACTGAAGGGGCGTGACGATGCGCCTATCAATACGATTATTAACCATGCACGTAAATTTGGTATTGCCGTACAGTTTTGTCAACGTAAAACATTAGACGATAAAGTCAATGGTGAGCAGCACCAAGGAGTGGTCGCTAAAGCGAGGCCCGGTAAACAGTTTAATGAAAGTGATTTAGACGAAATTATAAAAAATAGTGCATCACCGTTTTTATTGATACTCGATGGCGTGACTGACCCACATAATTTAGGGGCTTGTTTGCGTACTGCCGATGCAGCAGGAATCGATGCTATCGTTGTACCTAAGGATAATTCAGTAGCCCTTACGCCTGTCGTTAGAAAGGTAGCGTGTGGAGCTGCGGATTTAATTCCTTTAGTGCAAGTGACTAATCTTGCACGTACCCTGCGTGAGATAAAAGACGCTGGTGTATGGGTAGTTGGTACAGCGGGTGAGGCAACCCAAAGTATTTACGATTGCAAGATGCAAGGTCCAATAGCGTTAGTTATGGGAGCCGAGGGTAAAGGCATGCGCCGCTTAACCCGTGAGCACTGCGATGAGCTAATAAAGTTACCCATGGCTGGTTCGGTATCGAGTCTGAATGTATCTGTAGCAACAGGTATTTGCTTGTATGAGATAGTTCGCCAACGCGCTAATTAGTTTTTAGTACCAACATTGAATAGTGCTATGAAGCTGCCATTATCGCCCCGCCAAATGATACCTATTTAGTATTAATTACGGGGCGATTTATCGCGATAACAATCGACAGAAGTTAACGCACTACAATATATAGCCTCTATTGATACGTGTTTTTTAGTAACCTTTTTGCTTCAGACCGACCTAAACAAGCTCGAAGCGGCGTAGTGATGAAATCATTATGCTTGGCATTTCTTTCTTCCCCCTTCCAGACTGTATTATCTTGAGAAACCTCGGTCCGGCAACTGACTTGTTCGCCATTTTGTCGATACAAAATCCGCACTAATTTTGAACGTTTAACAAGAGACTCATAAGGATAACCGGTCTGTGAATATAGTTTTTCTAATGTTTGTTGGGCATTAGTTTCAACGCTTAATGTTAATGTCAATATTGTTAAAGACGATATAAATGCTGTATGTATTATATTTTTCATTGTTAAACCCTCGTTTGTAAGAGTATTTAAGATAAAACTGCGATGAGATTCTGACAAACGATGAAAACTAAACTACAGTTAAGTAAATATTAATTGAAGTTTGTATTATCGATGAATAATCTCCCGCCTCTTAATACATTGCGATATTTCCTTACAGCAGCGCAAACGATGAGTTTTAAAGAAGCTGCCGATCAGATGTACGTTACCCCAGCTGCTATTAGCCAGCACATAAAGACACTGGAAGAGTTTTTGGGTTGTCAGTTGTTTGAGCGCGGTCATCGGCGGATTTCGTTGACCCGTGCTGGTCACGCTCTATTGCCTGATATAACAACAGGATTTGATTATCTTAATAAAGGGGTTCGTAATGTTGCGCTAGATAGCCGTCCAAATGTGCTTAACCTCACTGTTATTGAATCCTTGTCGTCACGTTGGTTAGTGCCGCGACTATTTCGTTTTCAACAGCGTTATCCGCATATTAATGTCCGCATACAACCAACAAATCGATTATTGAATTTTGCGCAAGACGAACTCGATTTAGCTATTCGTTTTGGTCAAGGAGAGTACAAGCAATTGGAAAGTCGTCAATTGGCCGGTGATACAATGCACCTAGTTTGCCACCCTAGATTGGCCAGTAAAATTTTAACGCCTGTTTCACTGCGCACCCATCCCATTTTAAAAGAAAATAGCAG
This genomic window contains:
- the rlmB gene encoding 23S rRNA (guanosine(2251)-2'-O)-methyltransferase RlmB; this encodes MAQHEWLYGIHALEAVIEREPERLIELFVLKGRDDAPINTIINHARKFGIAVQFCQRKTLDDKVNGEQHQGVVAKARPGKQFNESDLDEIIKNSASPFLLILDGVTDPHNLGACLRTADAAGIDAIVVPKDNSVALTPVVRKVACGAADLIPLVQVTNLARTLREIKDAGVWVVGTAGEATQSIYDCKMQGPIALVMGAEGKGMRRLTREHCDELIKLPMAGSVSSLNVSVATGICLYEIVRQRAN
- a CDS encoding LysR substrate-binding domain-containing protein, producing the protein MNNLPPLNTLRYFLTAAQTMSFKEAADQMYVTPAAISQHIKTLEEFLGCQLFERGHRRISLTRAGHALLPDITTGFDYLNKGVRNVALDSRPNVLNLTVIESLSSRWLVPRLFRFQQRYPHINVRIQPTNRLLNFAQDELDLAIRFGQGEYKQLESRQLAGDTMHLVCHPRLASKILTPVSLRTHPILKENSSDVMPAWEQFYAQHAIAPNNDLSVLQVDDSSITIIEAALAGQGVAMIRHSLIYEQLERGQLVKLFDFSFDCLYAYYLVAPSAHFAREKVQQFSSWIKEMFDEMPKLG